CCCACCGCCCCCAACGAGTGGCTGACCAAGGATGACTTCCTCAAGGTGCTGGACGTCAACCTGCTCGGCCTCATCGAGGTGACGCTGAGCCTCCTGCCCCTGCTGCGGCAGGCGCGGGGCCGGGTGGTCAACGTGGCCAGCGTGATGGGCCGTGTCGCCTTTTTCGGCGGGGGCTACTGCATCTCCAAGTACGGCGTGGAGGCCTTCTCCGACAGCCTCAGGTAATTACGCGGCAGCAGACGCCCCCCCTGACTTCCCTGTTTGCTTTTCCAGGCTCCGGCTGGCAGAGCCTCCCTCTGCCAAAGTCCCTCCTTGTGCAACCGCCAGCGAGCGCAGCGGGAGCTCGTCCGGCCGCTGCCGAAGCGCGAGGGGGGTTGTGGGGACGGTTAACGCCTGGACCGGGTGTGGGGACGCCTTGTGCCAGAGCTACGGGCCTGGCGTCCCACGGGAGCGATCTCCTGCCAGGGGGGACCCTCGCCTGCCACGGGCAGCCTCTGCCCCTCTTTGAGCCGAGCTCAGGCAGAGGCAGcgctggggaagggaagggaaagggctcAGCAGAGCGTTGATTTCGCTTCCCGCCTGCCGGGAGCCTGCGTCTCCCCCGTCGGACCTTGCCCCCACGCAGGATCCTGCGGGCAACGGCCCCGCGCTCCCGACGGCTGGGGCAGACATCTGCTCACGGGCCGGGGCTGGCGCGGGGTCCGCTGGGGGGTCGTGCTCCCCACCGAACCGCCGGCACGAGGCTGCTCTGGGGGTCCCACCCTCGGCCGCTGCTCCCGCGTCCCACGGGGCTCGATCCTTCCAGGCTTGAGATGCGCAACTTCGGGGTGAAGGTCAGCATCATCGAGCCGGGCTACTTCAAGACGCTGATCACCAGCAAGGAGAAGCTGGAGTATCCCATCATTTCCACCTGGGAGAAGCTCCCGGAGGCAACCAAAGCGGTTTACGGAGAGAATTACTTGAACGAGTGTAAGTCCCTCCCCTGAGGGTCCCGCACGGCTGTTTCTTTCCCTCCCAACACGCGGCCCGTCCCCGGGGCCGCGGGTCCCACCGCCCCGTCACCCACCGCGCCGTTCGGCTCGGGGGTCGCAGCCTGAGCAGTGCTTCCTCCCCCCGCAGTTCTGGTGGGACTCCGGAAGCTGCAGAAGATGTGCAACACCAACCTGACCCTGGTCACGGACTGCATGGAGCACGCGCTGACCAGCCGCTACCCCCGCGCCCGCTACTCGGCGGGCTGGGACGCCAAGCTGCTCTACATCCCGCTCAGCTACCTGCCCTCAGCCCTCACCGATGTCATATTCACCTTGTTCTACCCCAAATCGGTCCCGAAAGCCTGAGGCAGGGATGCGGCcgacaggcagcagcagccatggccTGGCAGCGCCACGTGGGATCCCGCACCGCCCggggctgtggctgtgccaaGAGGTTCTTGAATTTCTATCTCAGTGTCTGTCACAACCCGCTGTCCCCCGCCAGCGGGCCTGTTCGCTTCTGAATAAAGGCAACTGCTCCTCCCCGCCTGGCAGAGCTCGGTTTCAGCCTCAGCTGGGGCTGCCGTGTCGTGCCTCACCGTGTCATCCCCTGCTGCGCCGTGCCGTGCCAGCCCGTGCCACGCCGTGCCGGTCTGCGGGAGCTCCTGGGGTCTCTGCCCACCCCCCCAAGTGCCGTCTGTGTGCAGGGTCCAGCCCCCGCCACGGTGTGAGAGCTGCACTCGCTGAGCTCCACGAGATGACACACATGAATAAAAACCAGACCCTACAAACCGGGGCAGGTTTTCCTctgggcctggggctgggcagcctcTGGCCAAGTCCGAGTTGTGGGGGCTGCCCCGCTCTGGCTCCAGGCgttgctgggggtggggggacacccctTTGCCTGTGCCCAGGctccccccagcagctctgcGGCTCCTTGGGCAGGGCCCgggccagggcagggggatgAGGCTGCCGTCCCCCACCGGACCCAGGCGGGCGCTGCCGGGCGTGTCTGGGGGATTCAGCCAAACGCAGCCCCAGGGGCCGCCCAACCCACCCTGGAGCACAAAGAGCCGTTGGACGCCAAAGCCGAGCTCCCGGCCCGGGATCTGCAGGTGAAGCCGCAAATTCCAGTTGAGATGGAAAACTTTCTGCAGGTGCTGCCGCAATCCTGGCTCTGCTCCAACCTGTCCTGGAGCTCCAACCGATCCTGGCACCCAGCGCTCCCACCGGCGcggccagagctggggctggggctgctcctacGCGCCAGCTGCTACATAAACAGCCCTGACGCGGCTGGTGCACAGGGCGGTCGCTGCGCCGGTGCCGAGGATGTGGCTGTACCTGGCGGCGGTGCTGGCGGGGCTCTGGCTGCTGCAGCGCTGGCACCGGGAGCGGCAGACGGTGCCGAGGCTCTCGGAGAAGTTCGTGCTGATCACGGGCTGCGACAGCGGCTTCGGGAACCTGCTGGCGCGGCAGCTGGATGcgcgggggctgcgggtgctggCCGCCTGCCTGAGCGAGCCGGGGGCCGCACAGCTGCGGGCGGCCGCCTCGCCGCGCCTGCAGACCGTCCTCCTGGACGTCACCTCCAGCCAGAGCAtcgccgccgccaccgcctgGGTCCGGGAGCGTGTGGGCGACCGAGGTAGGACGGGGCGGCCGCCCCATCGTCACCCCCCCAGCTCGCCGACCGGTGCCGGCACAGCCAGGGCTGGCGCGGGGCCCTGGGCCGGGCAGCAGCCCCGTCTCACCCCATCCCCTCTCCCCAGGGCTCTGGGGGCTGGTGAACAACGCCGGGATCGCCATCCCCACCGCCCCCAACGAGTGGCTGACCAAGGATGACTTCCTCAAGGTGCTGGACGTCAACCTGCTCGGCCTCATCGAGGTGACGCTGAGCCTCCTGCCCCTGCTGCGGCAGGCGCGGGGCCGGGTGGTCAACGTGGCCAGCGTGATGGGCCGCGTCGCCTTTTTCGGCGGGGGCTACTGCATCTCCAAGTACGGCGTGGAGGCCTTCTCCGACAGGCTCAGGTACAGCGGAGGTGGCCCCGGCCGCCCCTGGcctccctgtgccagggcctGTCCAGCAGCCGGGTGCGCGTCGGCAGGGACGGGCGTGCCGGGCGGCTCCGCTTTGCTAAGCCGAGCACAGCGTTTAGGAAAGATTTCCCGGCTGGAGAAACAGCTCAGCCGGCTGTAACGGGACTTGCACAAGGGTGTTTGTGATCCCCACGTGGGATTTCATGTCTTTCCCAGTTACACCCTTATAAAGCAGAGCAGCGCGAGCCAAGGCAGGGGCTTGTGAAACATCCGACACGGTTGCCCACGGGTTGAGAaactggggcagagctgggacaggGGTTGTGCAACCAGAGGAGGGTTCTGAGAACCCCTTGAGCGTCGAGGGGGCACCCCTGCACCCACCCAGGGCACCACGGGGGGCCGAGGGGGGGATGCTGAGGTGGGGGCACTGGGTCCCCCTTGCCCTCAGtccacccagcccctgcccggcTCGGCCAGGTGGGAGATGTGCCCCTTCGGGGTCCAGGTCTCTATCATCGAGCCCAGCGCCTTCCAGACAGCGATGATCAACCCCGCGACGGTGGTGAAGGGCTCGCAGCGGCTCTGGGAGCGGCTCCCGGCCGAGACCCAGGCGGCCTATGGCCACCGTTACCTGGAGAGCTGTGAGTCCGTCCCCGGGCGCCCtggctgcccccgccgcccccccgccagcGCGCAGGGCTGGGCTGACCCCGCTCTGCCCACCCAGACGCCCAGAGCACGGACCTGCTGCACCGCCTGAGCAGCCCCCGCCTGTCCCGCGTCACTGGCGTTGTGGCGCACGCGCTGCTCGCCTGCTTCCCCGCAGCCGCTCAGCTACTGCCCAGCTGGGCTCGTCGATGCCGCCGTCGGCCTCTTCCTGCCCGTCCCAGCCGGGGGGAAGCCCGCGTGCCCCTGAGGACAGCCGGACACAGACACGGCGCCCGCGGGCACCCGCTCGCCTCGGGCTCCTCTTCATGTGCTCAATAAATGTGGTGCAAAGCGAGGGGCTGCCCGCGGTGAGCCCCCGCCCCGGGGGTGTCCGAGAGCCGCGTGGCGCCGGGGACCCGCCCCACCGGGGTGGCCGTGACACTGGCGGGGTCCGTGTCAGCCCGTGGCGGGGCCCTGGCTGCTGCCTGTGCCCGGTGCCCCCACCGCTGCACCGTgctggtgggtgctgctgccctgggacCCGCTGACGGGtttttcccttcaggcttcctgCAGCACCAGCCTTGGGGCTCTCCGGGCTCGCAGCCCCCTCGCGCTCCGCGCAGGTCCCCAGGGCCCGTTGTGCTTCGCGCCAGCTCTGCCGGGACCCCCGCCCTGCCCACCCTGGCCCTTCCCGCGTGTCCTGCTCAGGCTGCGGGGGATTTGCTCCTCGGCCCCTCATCCCTCCCGTGCTGCTCGGGGCCCTTCTGCGCCGGCGCAGCCTCCCAGCTCCTCCATGGGCGACCTTGGTCTCAGCCCTGGCAGCCGGCACGACGCCGGGAACCGCCTGGCCCGTTCCCCGGGGTCTCCTCTGGCAGCCGGTGGCCAGTTCCAGCACAGAGGAATCCGCAGCTGGTGGGGACGAGCTCGGCACGGCCGGGGCTCAGCTCTGGCTCTGCCCTCGTTAACCAGCCAGGGACACTGCGGGCACAGGGAGCCGGCGTGGGGGGGGTGACTCACGCAGTTCATAGCTCTAATTAAGGGCTGATTAGCCATGACTAGTCGGGGGTACGGCCCCTGGGGTTGCGCACTTGCCTGCAGGACAAGAGCAGCGTTTgcagcagccctgctcccaccagcACGCACCGAGCCTGAGCCCACGCGAGACCCAGACAGCCCCGGTCTGCGCCGGAGCTTGGGGGGAtgaggggctgcagcaggacgGGAGGCAGCTCCCCTTGTGCAAGCCGCGTTCCAGCTCCCCGGGCTGTTTCCCCAGCCAAGGAATCTGTCCTAGACGCTTTGCTCGGCTTAGCAAACCAGTAAGGTGTCCCCTCAGACCTGCGTGTCCCTGGCCAGcgctggctgctggggagggaagaGTGGGAGAACAGCAGAGCCCTGGCGCTGCCTGGAGCCACCTCGGCGCCCGCGTTTCACCCTGGAGTGAAGCGCTGGCAGGTGGAGAGGAACTGGCCAGGCCCGGGGGGACcatcctcagcctctcctctctgccctccTGCACGGCATCAGCCGGACCCGCTCGGATCAACGCAGCCACTTTCTGGAAAGGAAACAGCCTCTTCCCACTTATCTCCAGGCAAAGGAGAACCGGGGGCTCCTGGGCACACATGTGGGTGCTGAGAGCCTTGGGGCGCCCCGAGTGTCGTGGCGGGGATGGGGAGAAGGGGCCGAGCCGCCtgtcccgctccccacggctccTCGGGCTTGGAAACGCAACCGGCTCCCAGACCTCGCCACCGTCCCCGCAGCACCAGCGGCCCCACGCAAACCCTGACGGCACCCGGGTTGCTCCCGATCCCCGCGCTCGTGTGGAACTTTCCTGACAACAGGAACAGAGCGGCATCGCTGCCTCCCAGGGCGGCCAAGCCCCCCCAGCCCGTCGGGCGGCCGCTCACAGACCCCCCGGCTGAGCCGAAACGCGCCCCATCGCTCTCGGGGCGAGCACAAAGCCGCCGAGTTCCTGTTTGTAGCCGGGGCCTCGGTCCTGCTGGGGCTGGTACCTGCGCGCGGGGCCACCGGCGCCGGGCTTGTTGTTGTGAGACCCGACTTATCAGTGCCCTCGTGCTTCCCCGCTCCGGCCGTGCCTTCCTTCCGAGCTGATTGTTGATCACAAAGTCTTGTCTGTGCTTGAAAAGGAGATTTCCTGCAATTGTTTTGCAGGACTTGCAGCCTGATGCAAAATTTTCTGCCTATCAGCCCCCTTCCCAGTGCCGGGGCAAGGCTCGagccccctcccttcccctgcaaACTGCCAGGCCATCACAGCTCGGTGATTAATTGCTGCCCGGCCAGAGACGTTTCTGCGGCGATAACCATCTGCCACCAACTTCTGCCACAGCTCGGAGCGATGGCCAGCGCCGCCCTGGCAGAGAGGTTCAGCTTTCAGCCCTTTTCCCCCAAAAAGAAACCGCGTGCTCTCCCCGGTAGCACGTGAGCATCAGGGACAGTCAGTGGCACGTTTGCCTCGACCCACCCCAAGCCCCGGGACCGCCAGCGCCGGGGCAGGGCCTGGCTCAGCCGGATCCATCCCAGGGGGACCTGGGCAGGATCCAGCCCCCGAGACCAGCGGGGCCACAGCACTGGGGTCCCGCGGGAGTGACGTGGAGGGGACCTGCCCAGGggagccccgccgggccccgctcctCCCTCAGGCCCCCGCAGCTTCGCCACCGACACCTGCCTGGGGCCTCCCCGTGCCcatccccagccccgcagcaaaATCAAACGGGAGCCGAGCCCCGGGGCTGGTCGAGTCAAAAGTCACCGGCACTGGGCTGTCTCAGGATGTTGGACCACGATGGTCATTTCCTGCTGGGAAGCCGCCAACAAGCCCACCCCGAGCTCCGTGCTGCCGCGGCGGCTCTGCCTTCCCAGAGGCGTGTGAGCCGCGCAGCGAGAGGATCGCCGCGTTCCCGGAGCCGCCCCACCGCGCAGCCTTCGGCTCTGCCGCCGGTGAGCCCTCACCTCTTCCTCCCCGCCGTGTCCGTCTGTCCCCTCTCCCACTGGCCTCCTGGGCAAGGGCGGGATGTTGAGGAGCCTCGGGGACGGGGGGCTCCAGCCTGGGGGttcgctctcctctccccctcgTTTGGGGTGCGGGCGGGTGGCAGCTGCTGGCCGCGGGCCCGATGCTCTCGCGGGGAAGCCCGGTGGCGGCGCTCCCTGGCTGGCGGGGCTCGGCACGGCCTGGCTCAGAGTGGCACAGCgtggcacggctcggctcggctcggccccgcGCGCTCCGCCGGTGCCCCGGGCGGGACGGCCGCCCTGCAGAGCCCTTCCAGCGGCACGAGGCTGGATGGGGTCTGAGGCGTCTTCGCTGTGCGGATGCAGCTGTGCTGGGATCGGAGCTCTCACACTTGGGGCAATAAAAGGATGTTAAGGTCAACTACATTTCCTTTAAGTTTATAATTTTGTCACCTACTTGGAAGTCCCGACGGGTCCCAGTGATGCGGCTGCGGGACGGGCAGAGCGAGGGCTGCTGCCTGGATTTATGAGGTGACCGCACAGccggggagggggacaggggcTCCCCTGCCAGCGCGGGGTCGGGCAGACGCGGGCATGGGTGCGTTCGGTGGCCTGGGTGCCTGCCCGTGTGCCTGATGCCCCGCAGCTGGTCGCTGCACGCAAGGGCAGAGCAGCAGAGCCGGGGCCGGGATTCCCACAGCTCCACAGCGGCAGGACCCGAGCTCCGGGGCTGTCGGGGGACGGCACGGCCTTGGCTGCTGCGCTCCCGGGTCGCCCGCGCCGCTTCTGCAGTGACCGATGTGACGAGCCGTGGGGCcccatccccagtgctgcctgtccccgcgccgcggcccaggctgtgggcaggggaCAGGCACCAGCGGGGAGCTCgtgtgggtgcagggggggctggTGTCTATGACCTGCATTTTGCCCGGGACGTGAGGTTACTGGCTGATGCAGATACGGGATCTTTTGAGGGCTGACGTAGGAAGTCACCACAGGGGTAAAAATTGGATTAAAAAATACCACAGAGGGGAACTTTCAGAGCCTCCCACGAGGACTGAGCTTGGACAGGAGAGATCGTTTCTCTCCAGTCTCAAGCTGCCCAGCCCAGCGCAGCCGCGGCGccgcagctcagtgctttccctctccctgcagcGACCAGGATGGCTGAGGCCACCCCCGCCCCCACCGAGACGCACACTCTCCTGAACGAGTACGGGGACTACCACAACTGGTCCGAGCTGTTCCACCTCCTGAACTACACCTACACCTTCTGCGAGTTCAGCCTGGATGAGAACGTCAAGCGCGTGGTCCTCTTCATCCTTTACCTGGTCATCTTCGTGGTGGGCTTGGTGGAGAACCTCCTTGTCATCTGGGTCAACTGGCAGACGCGGGGCCACAAGAGCTTGGTCAACCTCTACATCATCAACATGGCCATCGCTGACCTGGGGGTGCTGCTCTCGCTGCCCATCTGGATGCTGGAGGTGATGCTGGATTACACCTGGCTCTGGGGCAGCTTCCTCTGCCGCTTCACGCACTACTTCTACTTTGCCAACATGTACGCCAGCATCTTCTTCCTCACCTGCCTGAGCGTGGATCGCTACGTGTCCCTGACCAGCTCCTCCCTCTTCTGGCGGAAGCACCAGCACCGCGCGCGCCGCGTCATCTGTGCCTGCAGTTGGGTCTTGGCCGCGGTGATCCCGTTCCTGGAGGTCGCTCACATGCAGCTGGTCAACACCGGAGAGCCCATCTGCATCTTCACGGCCCCCTTCGAGACCTACGACGAGTGGGCGCTGGCGGTCAGCTTGGCCACCACCACCGTTGGGTTCCTCATCCCCTTCCCCATCATCACCACCTTCAACATCCTGACGGCCAGGTTCATCAGGCGCACCAGGCCGGAGAGCAGGAAGCACTGTCTGCTCATCTACGCCTACATCGTCGTCTTCCTCGTCAGCTGGCTGCCCTTCCACGTCATGCTCACGCTGCTCACCCTC
The sequence above is drawn from the Athene noctua chromosome 30, bAthNoc1.hap1.1, whole genome shotgun sequence genome and encodes:
- the LOC141971886 gene encoding retinol dehydrogenase 7-like, whose protein sequence is MWLYLAAVLAGLWLLRRWHRERQTVPRLSEKFVLITGCDSGFGNLLARQLDARGLRVLAACLSEPGAAQLRAAASPRLQTVLLDVTSSQSIAAATAWVRERVGDRGLWGLVNNAGIAIPTAPNEWLTKDDFLKVLDVNLLGLIEVTLSLLPLLRQARGRVVNVASVMGRVAFFGGGYCISKYGVEAFSDSLRLEMRNFGVKVSIIEPGYFKTLITSKEKLEYPIISTWEKLPEATKAVYGENYLNEFLVGLRKLQKMCNTNLTLVTDCMEHALTSRYPRARYSAGWDAKLLYIPLSYLPSALTDVIFTLFYPKSVPKA
- the ACKR5 gene encoding G-protein coupled receptor 182, which gives rise to MAEATPAPTETHTLLNEYGDYHNWSELFHLLNYTYTFCEFSLDENVKRVVLFILYLVIFVVGLVENLLVIWVNWQTRGHKSLVNLYIINMAIADLGVLLSLPIWMLEVMLDYTWLWGSFLCRFTHYFYFANMYASIFFLTCLSVDRYVSLTSSSLFWRKHQHRARRVICACSWVLAAVIPFLEVAHMQLVNTGEPICIFTAPFETYDEWALAVSLATTTVGFLIPFPIITTFNILTARFIRRTRPESRKHCLLIYAYIVVFLVSWLPFHVMLTLLTLDGNHIILHCTFAQFLYFFYDIIDCFTLLHCVINPILYNFLSKNFRSKLISAVVKYIPKDQRSQKGADSSSSTTQHSIVITKDNHPPN